A window of Haloarchaeobius litoreus contains these coding sequences:
- a CDS encoding ArsR/SmtB family transcription factor yields MTDRDDADWTGPGEAFATLGNETRVAILRELWAAAREGPLPFSELRERVGTRDSGQFNYHLRKLCDRFVRKTDEGYTLRAAGGMVVAAVLAGQYEAGGFDEPVSTGDPCADCGGDVALTYEDERATIACLDCDYAVASANVPPGVFEGRPRADAPVLFDRWLRTLVAGVAGGFCMACQGPTEARVAPAVDDGSRAAKFAEAADVHVEYECQRCGEVVLATVPEAVARDPAVVAFYHDHGLDVALLPSWQLPWLTVAPEVVSEDPMRVTVTVTLGDDTLSLTVDEGADVVAGGVDGSATDAATTG; encoded by the coding sequence CCATCCTGCGCGAGCTGTGGGCGGCGGCGCGGGAGGGCCCGCTCCCGTTCTCCGAGCTCCGCGAGCGGGTCGGCACCCGCGACTCGGGGCAGTTCAACTACCACCTGAGGAAGCTCTGCGACCGCTTCGTGCGCAAGACCGACGAGGGATACACGCTGCGGGCGGCCGGCGGGATGGTCGTCGCGGCGGTGCTCGCGGGCCAGTACGAGGCCGGCGGTTTCGACGAGCCCGTCTCGACCGGCGACCCCTGTGCCGACTGTGGCGGCGACGTGGCGCTCACCTACGAGGACGAACGGGCCACCATCGCGTGTCTCGACTGCGACTACGCGGTCGCGTCGGCGAACGTGCCGCCGGGCGTGTTCGAGGGCCGCCCCCGCGCCGACGCGCCGGTGCTGTTCGACCGGTGGCTCCGCACGCTGGTCGCTGGCGTCGCTGGCGGGTTCTGCATGGCCTGTCAGGGTCCGACCGAGGCGCGGGTCGCGCCCGCCGTCGACGACGGCTCACGGGCCGCGAAGTTCGCGGAGGCCGCGGACGTCCACGTCGAGTACGAGTGCCAGCGCTGTGGCGAGGTGGTGCTCGCGACGGTCCCCGAGGCGGTGGCGCGCGACCCGGCCGTCGTCGCGTTCTACCACGACCACGGGCTCGATGTGGCGCTGCTGCCCTCGTGGCAGCTTCCCTGGCTGACGGTCGCACCCGAGGTCGTCTCCGAGGACCCGATGCGGGTCACAGTGACCGTCACACTGGGCGACGACACGCTCTCGCTCACCGTCGACGAAGGGGCCGACGTGGTTGCTGGTGGCGTCGACGGGTCGGCCACCGATGCGGCCACGACCGGCTGA